The Manihot esculenta cultivar AM560-2 chromosome 11, M.esculenta_v8, whole genome shotgun sequence genome includes a region encoding these proteins:
- the LOC110626896 gene encoding annexin D3: protein MATIRMPDTVPSPSQDCESLRKAVQGLGTDEKAIIRILGHRNASQRKKIRDTYQQLYNESLIDRLHSELSGDFRKAVILWTYDPAERDAKLANEALNAKNKTTNELQVIVEIACANSPQHLLAVRQAYCSLFDCSLEEDIASQAPLPLRKLLVGLVSSYRYDKEQVNMNISISEASKLHEAIKRKQLDHDDIVYVLSTRNVYQLRAMFECYQQNFGNPIDQDIKSCGNGVLESLLRVVIWCIQSPEKHFAEVIRNSISGLGTDEGSLTRAIVTRAEIDTMKIRGEYFNIYKTNLDGEVIGDTSGDYKDFLMTLLGAKI, encoded by the exons ATGGCTACTATCAGAATGCCAGATACTGTTCCTTCTCCATCCCAAGACTGTGAGAGTCTCAGAAAAGCTGTTCAAG GATTAGGAACAGATGAGAAGGCGATTATACGGATATTAGGTCACAGAAATGCAAGTCAAAGGAAGAAAATCAGAGACACATATCAGCAACTTTACAATGAATCTCTAATTGATCGTCTCCATTCTGAGCTGTCTGGTGATTTTAGA AAAGCAGTAATTTTATGGACATATGATCCCGCGGAAAGGGATGCCAAACTGGCAAATGAAGCATTGAATGCAAAGAATAAAACCACAAATGAACTACAAGTGATAGTTGAGATAGCATGTGCAAATTCTCCTCAACATCTACTGGCAGTAAGGCAGGCTTACTGTTCTCTTTTTGATTGCTCCCTTGAAGAAGACATTGCATCTCAAGCCCCTTTGCCCCTTAGAAAA CTCTTGGTGGGCTTAGTAAGCTCTTACAGGTATGACAAAGAACAGGTGAATATGAATATATCCATCTCAGAGGCATCTAAATTGCATGAAGCCATCAAAAGAAAGCAACTAGATCATGATGATATAGTGTATGTTCTCAGCACTAGGAATGTGTATCAGCTTAGAGCAATGTTCGAGTGCTATCAGCAAAACTTTGGAAATCCTATTGACCAG GACATAAAGAGTTGTGGAAATGGCGTATTGGAATCTCTATTAAGAGTGGTAATTTGGTGCATACAATCTCCAGAAAAACACTTTGCTGAG GTCATTAGAAATTCCATCAGTGGGCTTGGGACAGATGAAGGTTCACTAACAAGAGCTATTGTAACTCGAGCTGAAATTGACACAATGAAAATCAGGGGGGAGTACTTCAACATCTACAAAACTAACCTTGATGGTGAAGTTATTGGTGACACATCAGGGGATTACAAGGATTTCTTGATGACCTTACTTGGTGCTAAAATCTGA
- the LOC110626895 gene encoding U-box domain-containing protein 44 translates to MQKWESKSFSELVSELQASAEEVASLAKNSEYEREVFTEFAVLLEKFTPILIELKENGDDMDSQTVRKAVESLKKELRRAMEFIKSTESPFQRMEDMTQDLGRSLGLVLFASIDVSQEIKEKVAALHKELMNAKFNTSLSTSLCPSANPSPRPSQEPWFGNELDSQREIKVESIVLSIEDVVLQLKYGNDEEFTLALWGLRDFIKDQTIDKEWINDERVIPILFNRLGSIKPHSRLTVIHLLRILASVNTENKEKMADVGSLSLLVKSLTQEVEEQREAVGLLLELSVISAVPRRIGRIQGCIFVLVAMLNGDDPTASHNAGELLTALSSNTQNALYMAEAGYFKPLVHYLKEGSDMAKVLMATAIARMKLTDQSRASLGEDGAIEPLAKMFKAGNLEAKLSALNALQNLSMSTENIKHLISSGIVVPLLQLLFSVTSVLMTLQEPASAILAKIAGSESVLVNQDIVQQILSLLYLSSPVVQFHLLQALNSIASHSKATKARKKMRENGAFQLLLLFLTETSIKNRTAALNLLYTLSKDSPEELMEQLGEYHVNNIVSVVSSSTSEAEKAAAIGILSNVVVDNKKATGVLEKSNLLPALILIMSSSESTSTPTTSWLMENIAGLFIHFTAPSDKKLQRLSAELGVIPLLVKLLSTGSLVAKCRAATSLAQLSQNSLALRKSRKSRWTCIPRSAEAFCEVHDCYCIVKRTFCLVKAGAICPLIKILEGEEREADEAVLDALGTLFQDEIWESGSNYMARMSVFQAIIKILESGNVNAQEKALWILERIFRIEEHRTRYGESARGVLIDLAHNGDPKLKSTVANVLAQLELLQA, encoded by the exons ATGCAAAAATGGGAGAGCAAAAGCTTCTCTGAGCTTGTATCAGAGTTACAAGCCTCAGCAGAAGAGGTTGCATCGCTAGCAAAGAACTCTGAATACGAGAGAGAAGTCTTCACTGAATTTGCAGTTCTGCTTGAGAAGTTCACGCCAATTCTCATAGAGTTGAAGGAAAATGGTGATGATATGGATAGTCAAACAGTCAGAAAAGCAGTTGAATCCCTTAAAAAGGAGCTTAGGCGTGCTATGGAGTTCATTAAAAGCACCGAATCACCCTTCCAGCGGATGGAAGACATGACTCAAGATCTTGGGAGATCTTTAGGCCTTGTGCTCTTTGCAAGTATTGATGTGTCTCAAgaaatcaaagaaaaagttGCAGCACTGCATAAAGAATTGATGAATGCCAAGTTTAATACCAGTTTAAGTACAAGTCTATGTCCTAGTGCAAATCCCAGTCCAAGACCAAGTCAAGAACCATGGTTTGGGAATGAACTGGACTCTCAGAGGGAAATTAAGGTAGAAAGCATTGTTCTTAGTATTGAAGATGTCGTATTGCAACTTAAGTATGGTAATGATGAAGAATTTACGCTTGCACTTTGGGGATTGCGTGATTTTATCAAGGATCAAACTATTGACAAAGAGTGGATTAATGATGAAAGAGTTATTCCAATTCTGTTTAATCGGTTAGGTTCAATCAAGCCTCACAGCCGGTTGACTGTCATTCATCTACTAAGAATCCTTGCTTCTGTTAATACTGAAAACAAG GAAAAGATGGCAGATGTTGGATCATTATCACTATTGGTGAAATCTTTGACACAAGAAGTGGAGGAGCAAAGGGAAGCTGTAGGACTTCTATTGGAACTCTCGGTGATTTCTGCAGTTCCGCGGCGTATTGGAAGAATTCAAGGCTGTATTTTTGTGCTAGTCGCTATGCTTAATGGTGATGACCCAACTGCCTCTCACAATGCAGGAGAGTTGTTGACTGCATTGTCAAGCAATACTCAAAATGCGCTTTATATGGCTGAGGCTGGTTACTTTAAACCTCTAGTGCATTACCTAAAGGAAG GCTCTGATATGGCTAAGGTCCTCATGGCAACAGCAATTGCAAGAATGAAGCTCACTGATCAAAGTAGAGCTTCCCTTGGTGAAGACGGGGCAATTGAACCCCTAGCCAAAATGTTTAAAGCTGGAAATCTTGAAGCCAAGTTATCTGCGTTAAATGCATTGCAGAATTTATCAATGTCAACGGAAAATATAAAGCATCTAATCAGTTCAGGCATTGTAGTCCCCCTGCTTCAGCTGCTATTCTCTGTCACATCTGTGCTCATGACTCTTCAGGAACCAGCATCAGCCATACTTGCAAAGATAGCTGGATCTGAATCTGTTCTGGTTAACCAAGATATTGTTCAGCAGATTCTCTCTCTTTTGTATCTGTCCAGTCCAGTAGTTCAGTTTCATCTCTTACAAGCACTCAATAGCATTGCTTCCCATTCTAAGGCTACCAAAGCAAGGAAAAAGATGAGGGAAAATGGTGCATTCCAGCTTCTCTTGCTCTTCCTCACAGAGACTAGTATAAAAAACAGAACTGCTGCCTTAAATTTGCTCTACACTCTTTCTAAAGATTCACCAGAAGAATTGATGGAACAGCTCGGAGAATATCATGTTAATAACATTGTAAGTGTTGTCTCTTCATCAACATCTGAGGCTGAAAAAGCTGCTGCAATTGGAATACTGAGCAATGTCGTCGTTGATAATAAGAAAGCAACAGGTGTACTTGAGAAATCTAACTTGCTACCGGCTCTGATCTTAATCATGAGTTCAAGTGAATCAACTTCAACGCCCACAACAAGCTGGTTAATGGAGAACATCGCAGGCTTATTTATTCACTTTACAGCTCCCTCTGATAAGAAACTACAGCGTCTTTCTGCAGAATTAGGAGTGATTCCTTTGCTTGTGAAGTTGCTGTCAACTGGGTCATTGGTTGCCAAGTGTAGAGCTGCAACCTCACTAGCTCAACTGTCACAGAATTCATTAGCTCTAAGAAAGTCCAGAAAATCGAGGTGGACATGTATTCCTCGTTCAGCAGAGGCTTTTTGCGAAGTTCATGATTGCTACTGCATTGTCAAAAGAACATTTTGTTTGGTCAAGGCTGGTGCTATCTGTCCACTGATCAAAATATTGGAAGGAGAAGAGAGAGAAGCTGATGAAGCTGTTCTTGATGCACTTGGAACTCTATTTCAAGATGAAATATGGGAAAGTGGAAGCAACTATATGGCTAGAATGTCAGTTTTCCAAGCAATAATAAAGATTTTAGAATCTGGAAATGTAAATGCTCAAGAAAAAGCACTGTGGATATTGGAGAGGATCTTTAGAATTGAGGAACACAGAACAAGATACGGAGAGTCTGCTCGGGGAGTGCTCATCGATCTTGCACATAATGGTGATCCGAAATTAAAATCAACAGTTGCAAACGTTTTGGCACAGCTGGAGCTCTTGCAAGCTTAG